The window GCCACGAATGGCATGATGCATTCCTTTGGCTGAGGGCCATCTTAAGAACTGTTCACGATAATCGTTTAAAATGGTGGACAATAAAGTGCGGATTTGGATCGGCGATTTCCTCTACACGGCGAATAACGTCCTGCCAAAGGATTACGGGCGCAACAGGCGACCCTTTGACCAGTTGGGCTTGCGAGACGGTGTCATCCAGCCATATCCGCTCCACAATGAGTTGCAGTTGCCCCTGCCACTCCTGAACCCGTCTCGTTAAGCCAACAACCTTGCCGGCCGTCAACATCTCCTTTTGTTCCGTGGTACATTCCCAAAGCCTGGCGGAAATCTCTCCTAACTGGTCAGACAGGGTAAATTCGAGATAGTCCCTTCCCTGCCGATCCGAACGCACGGTTGCGTTCCTGATGAGATATAAACTTTCTTACAGCGAGCAAGGAAGTGATAATAAACAAATCGGCAGCACCCAATGGCGCGCCAACTCTGTTGCGCTTGTTCTTTGGTCGGTTAGAGAAGGAAGGAATAGGCTTTGAGCATAGGCTCGCCTGCATTTCTTTTATTTTCATCAGTAGCATTATTGAGAACGCCTACTACCTAGTACGTTCGGGCGTTTTTTCGAATAAATTGGCACTCTTGATTTCTCTACCTCCATCCAGATTGCCTGAAATTATTTTAGGATCTCGTCCTCCATCTCCAGTTCTTTATAAACGTTTTTGCAGACGTTCTGGTTCCCAATCGGTATTGCGAATGGCCACACCGTTACCAAAAAAGATTTCCTCCCCACGAGCTTTGTATATTCATATACCCAGCGACTCAGCATGGCAGGGAGGTTCCCAAGGGCTTTAGCCCCATGGGAGCCTTTTAGCCTTTCTCTATAACATGCAGGACGGTGGCGACCTTGAAGGATTTGTCATGCTTTCTTTTTTCATTTCAAAAAAATCATCCACTTTCCGCTGAATCTGACCTGGTCTTAACCCCGAATCAAAAGGACTGTAGAAAGTCCAAGGCTCTCCAGATTCCACCTCACTAATGAAACCTTGCTCTCAGCTAACGGCAAGCGCGCCAGTCCCCATTCGGAACTTTCACACTACAGACCACACCCCCAAGAGCACATGAAAATCACCTGGAAAAGCGTCTCCAGGCTTTTTTCTGTTTTTACCTTCTTTATACCTGCTTCATCTGACCAATCATCTGGTCAAAATATGCACCGACACCACTGCCGTATCTCCGTACAAATAGCCGCCTACATTATGCGTCAAACCGACACGTGGCTCGCCGTCCACTTGGCGCTGACCAGCCTCTCTCCGGAGTTGCCAGACCACTTCAGCAATTTGAGCGAGCCCTGTCGCACCAATTGGATGTCCTCTTGAGATCAGACCACCGCTGGGATTGACAGGAATTGTTCCTCCCAAAGCGGTGGCTCCGCTTTCCACCAACTTCGCCCCTTCACCGGGCGGACAAAGCCCCAGATGTTCATATGCCCACAACTCCCCAGGTGCACAGGCATCATGCAACTCTACCAGATCCAGATCTTCTGGTGTCACCCCAGCTTGGTGGTAGGCCTTTTTGGTCGCTCGTTCCGTATTGCTGATCCCTTGTTCAATGGCTTGCGGATCTCCTGACAAGATCACCGACGCACTGACAAACACCGGTTTTTTTCCCAACTGGCGGGCCGTTCGTTCCGTCGAAATGATGGCAGCCGCCGCTCCGTCGCTCAAGGGTGAGCACATCAAAAGCGTCACCGGTTCGCTGATCATTCTGGACTGCAACACCGTTTCCAGTGTCTGGGGGGTGCGGTATTGGGCATAGGGATTGAGGCTGCCATGCCGACTGTTCTTAACCGCAATCTGAGCAAACGTTTCCACTTTGGTTCCATACAAATCCATGTGGCGTTGGGCCTCTGAGGCATAGATGTCCATAAACATGCTCTGGTTGTCTTTCATTCCTCCGCCGGGAACGGATACCAATTCCTCGATATCGACGGCTCCTTGAAAAGCGCGAAAGGTACGCCGCTTGTCTGGATGGAACATTTTCTCAACGCCGATGGCCAACACAGTCTCATACTGTCCACCCATCACGGCCTGCACTGCCAATTGAAAAGCGGTGGAAGCGCTGGCGCATGCGTTTTCCACATTGATGATCGGAATGCCTTCCAATCCGCTACCCTTGAGAAAAACTTGCCCGCGAATGTTTTCTTGTCCCCAGATAGATCCTGCAGCTGCGTTGGCCACGAAAGCCGCTTCAATACGAGAACATTCTATTCCCGCATCTGCAAGCGCAGCATCCAACGCCTCTTTCGCCAGTTCCTGCGAACTGCGCTCCAAATGTTTGCCGAACTTGGTCATCCCGACACCGATGACAACTGCTTGATTCATCCCCATGTTGTTCATCCCCTGAGCCTCAGTCATCCGTTGTTTTCCGAATACTGCTTGCGCAATACTTTTTTGTCGATCTTCCCGTATGGTGTAAGAGGCAAGGACTCCGTAAAGTAAATCTCCTTGGGCCGCTTATACTTGGACAATTCCTTGTCACACAGCTCGGTGATCTCTTCTTTTGACGGTATCCAGTCAGACTTGGGAACGATGATGGCCGTGACCGCTTCGCCCCAGTCCGGATGAGGCAAGCCAATCACCGCCACTTGGCTCACGCCGGGATGCTTTTGAATGGCGTTTTCCACTTCCGTCGAATAAACATTCATCCCTCCGCTGATGATCATGTCCTTTTTCCGATCCAACAAATAGACATAACCATCTTCGTCCATCATCCCCACATCACCGGTGTGCAGCCACCCGTCGAAAATGGTCTCTGACGTCTGCTCCGGCTTGTTGTAGTAACCGATCATGTTATACAACGTCCGTACAGCAATCTCCCCCTGTTCACCCCGTGGAACTTCTTGTCCCTCATCATTCACGATCCGGACCTGGCTCATCAAGACCGGCTTGCCACAACTGCGCAATCGGTGGACATACGGTTCGTCGGTGCGGTGATCCTCTTTGCTTAACCGGGTAATAAAATTTGGCGCCTCGGTTTGGCCATAAAGTTGCATAAAGACCGGCCCAAAAATCTCCAGCCCCTGTTTCAATCGTTCCACGGTAATGGGTGCAGCCCCGTACAAAATGGTCCGCAAAGAACTGAAATCGTACGTACGACCTTGAATTTGATCCATCACCCTGTAAATCATGGTCGGGACCATAAAAGTAAACGTTATCCGGTCTTCCTGAATCCGATCCAGGACCAACTGAGGATTGAAGGATCGCTCGATATAGTGGGTCGCCCCTTTCAACAGGCCAGCCTGCAGGACGACACCGGCGCTGTGGGGAAGCGGGGACATCAACAAAATCCGCTCGTCGTCTTGCAACCCCATTTCGATGATGTGGGAAAAGAGGTTCAGAACCACATTTTGTTGGGAATGAACAACTCCTTTGGGCAACCCGGTCGTGCCACCGGTATAGGCAATGATGGCCATGTCTTCCGGAGACACCTGGACATCCACAGGCATCTCCGGCTCGGCCCCTTGAAACGCCTCCCAAGGCAGAAAACCTTCCGGACACTCCGCCGCCGGGGCCACGCCCACAAGATGCTTCAATTGCGGCAGTTGCCCTTTGATTCGCGAGACAATCTCAAAAAAGTTGCTTCCGATAATCGCCATCTCCGTGCCAGAGTCTTGGAGAATATAGGCAATCTCTTTTTCCCCCAGCATGTCATTCAACGGAACCTTTGTTCCGCCGGCGAAATTTAGACCCATGTCACTCATCACATACTCAACGCAATTGGACATGATCAACGCGACGCGGGTGTTGGGCTTCACCCCCCGCTTCACCATCGCTTGCGCCACTCGGTACGATGCCCGAAGCAATTCCCGATAACTGACCGTTTTTCCCTCGTGAATCAACGCTGTCTTATCGCCGTGCAATTTCAACGTTTTTTCAAAGATCGCCTTGACGGTCAACAAGTTATGGCTCACTGGCACATTCCTCCTTGTTTCAAAGAATCGCTTCCAACAACTCGGTTTCATCCGATGATTGTCCGTAACCGGCTAAGCCGTTCCAATACCCGTTCGGGCTCCGCATCGGCAGGAATGCTTCCAAAGGTCAGCGGCACACCGGAGGGCACCGGCTCAACATCAGACGTCCAAAACGCCGAATTCAACCCTCCCCCGACAGGCATCCCTTCCGACGAAGCGGCCGCGACCTGCTCCAGAGTCGCTTCCGGAAACAAGGCAAAATGGACCATATCTCCCAACGACCACTGCATATCGGGAGTGCTCGGCAACTGAATTCCTTTCAACCACTTGTAATGGTCCGCCAAATTCCAGATCGGTTGGTAAAGGGTCACGTACTCCGCCACAACGGCCGGCGGTTCCGTCTCCCGCAAAACAACCCCGGTAACCGGTTGGCCAGCAAACGCCCGCAGACCATCAGCCAAAATCATCGCAACCGCATCTTGATCGTCAACCGAAACTTCCCCGCCATACTGTACATCTTTCAATTGCAAAAAATCCAACGCACGCATCTGTTTGACCCACTTCCGTGGCGCATCCACATACAGCACAATCGGTGTCGCCGGAAAAAGGCTGTTCATCCCCGTCAGCACTTCCGAGAGAATTTCCTTCGGTTCCTCAAGCGCCATCACTTTCCGCAAGACAAACGTCGCTTTCTTCCCGTGCCATTCCTTGCCCTGCTCTTGATGGTTCCGTACCCACGACGTAAAAAAGGGCATCAGCGGCACGCTCAACACATCGGATTGAAGCAATTGCTGACCTTGTGAAAATACAGACAAAAAACGTGCCGCATCCAGCCAGATTTCTTGTTCCTCGCGCATAAACAAACGCTGTGCGTAATCAAGATAATCCAGCCAGATCCTGCCACTCCCCCCCAACCGATCCAGCCACATTGGTCATCCCTCCCTGGTCAGAACGCCCAAAAGAATCACGGATCCCCTCTAGTTTGCCTTTAATTGTTGCTCCAGTTCCTGTAATTTGGCTTTCAGTTGCATGATTTGCACGTCTTTCGGATCGGGCAAATAGACCGGTTGAATGGCATTTGCCGACATCTTTGCCGCCGGCGAACCGGCATAAATGACATGTTTATCCGACCAGCTTCCGTACCACGGCAGGTGAGCCGGTGGTTCCTCCGTCACCCATTGTTTGACGAACTCTTGATACGTCATGCCGCGCCGGATACGGGCCTGACGTTCCTCTTGGCGGGCTTTCTCCGTCGCTTCCCGGTCCAACACCAGCGTCTCGGGATCGTATACGACCCGGTAGATGTTCTGAGCGACATAATCCGATATCAATCCTTCTTCCAGGTCTTTCATCACCAAGTCGGGATCCCGTTCCAGCACATCGCCATAACCGCCACCCGCCCCCTGGGTCAAAAGGTACAGCTCGCCTTCCTTCACCAACTCAAAGACCATCCCCCGGTGGTACGTCTCGTAGGTCGCCTCCGGGTAAGGCCGCTCATTGAGCAGCT of the Bacillus thermozeamaize genome contains:
- a CDS encoding AMP-dependent synthetase, whose amino-acid sequence is MPVSHNLLTVKAIFEKTLKLHGDKTALIHEGKTVSYRELLRASYRVAQAMVKRGVKPNTRVALIMSNCVEYVMSDMGLNFAGGTKVPLNDMLGEKEIAYILQDSGTEMAIIGSNFFEIVSRIKGQLPQLKHLVGVAPAAECPEGFLPWEAFQGAEPEMPVDVQVSPEDMAIIAYTGGTTGLPKGVVHSQQNVVLNLFSHIIEMGLQDDERILLMSPLPHSAGVVLQAGLLKGATHYIERSFNPQLVLDRIQEDRITFTFMVPTMIYRVMDQIQGRTYDFSSLRTILYGAAPITVERLKQGLEIFGPVFMQLYGQTEAPNFITRLSKEDHRTDEPYVHRLRSCGKPVLMSQVRIVNDEGQEVPRGEQGEIAVRTLYNMIGYYNKPEQTSETIFDGWLHTGDVGMMDEDGYVYLLDRKKDMIISGGMNVYSTEVENAIQKHPGVSQVAVIGLPHPDWGEAVTAIIVPKSDWIPSKEEITELCDKELSKYKRPKEIYFTESLPLTPYGKIDKKVLRKQYSENNG